The Gemmata palustris genome includes a region encoding these proteins:
- a CDS encoding ribosomal maturation YjgA family protein: protein MIRLLLALAVTVALGLASRLYPTGWFLWDRVLGEVLYAVAAYLALGMLFIRKSPLFIAVIAFASCLAVELFKLTGIPAENQRVFLVRWFLGMTFSVVNLGYYFTGVVLAACADHATRGSKWFDEPRPRGSGCRGIPCVRCERRDRGDLPLPCGRGSSYRYNEGSPPGVARRSTPGYSRPPLSGLKTDAFAF from the coding sequence ATGATTCGTTTGTTGTTGGCCCTTGCAGTCACGGTGGCACTCGGTCTGGCGTCCCGGCTGTACCCGACGGGCTGGTTCCTTTGGGACCGGGTTCTCGGGGAGGTTCTCTATGCCGTGGCCGCCTATCTCGCTCTGGGCATGTTGTTTATCCGCAAGTCACCGCTGTTCATCGCCGTGATTGCGTTCGCGAGTTGTCTGGCGGTCGAGCTGTTCAAACTGACGGGCATCCCGGCCGAAAACCAGCGCGTGTTTTTGGTGCGCTGGTTCCTGGGCATGACCTTTTCTGTGGTGAATCTCGGCTACTACTTCACGGGCGTGGTGCTGGCCGCGTGCGCGGACCACGCGACCCGTGGTTCAAAGTGGTTTGACGAGCCGCGACCGCGAGGGAGCGGGTGCAGGGGCATCCCGTGTGTAAGGTGCGAGCGCCGGGATCGCGGAGATCTCCCGCTCCCTTGCGGTCGCGGCTCGTCATACCGCTACAACGAGGGCAGCCCGCCAGGGGTTGCGCGGCGCTCCACCCCTGGCTACTCGCGGCCGCCCCTATCGGGGCTTAAAACTGATGCGTTTGCCTTCTGA
- a CDS encoding tetratricopeptide repeat protein gives MRTRIALACVLVALALPAPAQPKPDDARGLVESGHELLQKENYKEAIKCFTKAIELDAKYVPAYIRRGHAREQMGDYPAAIKDYTKAIEIDPKSADAFGRRGVARGKNDDLFEAIEDFNKAIELDPKCAPSFYNRGAARGRLGWTEKAIADFTETIRLDPQFALAFYCRSTDLFGQGKIDAALADLNEAIRLDPKYAPAFYQRGYVYANQGKPDRALADFNKTIELDPKYAPAFSDRGTLLQLQRKFDEALADFNEAVRLDPKNPVPLLQRSECHMQQATDIDAALKDADAAIKLDPKDPEAFVQRGRAQACRADWTSARTAFDEAVRLGPNSASAHTYRAIFLARCSDEKFRDSVQAFKDADRACELTDYKSANALEAMASGTAAIGDFPGAVKWMKQALEDPKYKKLAPHAQAMLASYEASKPYYFPPRVPRVTD, from the coding sequence GTGCGGACCCGAATCGCTCTCGCCTGCGTGCTCGTTGCGCTCGCGCTCCCCGCGCCCGCCCAACCGAAACCGGACGACGCGCGGGGCCTCGTTGAAAGCGGCCACGAATTGCTCCAGAAAGAGAATTACAAAGAAGCGATTAAATGCTTCACGAAGGCTATCGAACTCGACGCGAAGTACGTACCGGCCTACATTCGTCGCGGCCACGCACGGGAGCAAATGGGCGACTACCCTGCGGCAATCAAAGACTATACCAAAGCCATTGAGATCGATCCAAAGAGTGCCGATGCATTTGGGCGCCGCGGAGTAGCCCGGGGTAAGAACGACGACCTGTTCGAGGCAATTGAGGATTTCAATAAAGCGATCGAACTCGACCCGAAGTGCGCGCCTTCGTTTTACAACCGCGGGGCTGCCAGAGGGCGCTTGGGCTGGACCGAAAAAGCTATCGCGGACTTTACCGAAACGATACGCCTCGACCCTCAGTTCGCGCTCGCTTTTTATTGCCGCAGCACGGATCTGTTCGGGCAAGGCAAAATCGACGCGGCCCTCGCGGACTTAAATGAGGCGATCCGACTCGACCCGAAATACGCCCCCGCGTTCTACCAGCGTGGCTACGTGTACGCGAACCAAGGCAAACCCGATCGGGCGCTGGCAGACTTTAACAAGACGATCGAACTCGACCCGAAGTACGCTCCCGCGTTCTCGGACCGGGGCACCCTGCTCCAGTTGCAGAGAAAGTTCGATGAGGCACTCGCCGACTTCAATGAAGCCGTTCGGCTCGATCCCAAGAACCCGGTTCCGCTCCTACAAAGGAGCGAGTGCCACATGCAGCAGGCCACCGACATCGACGCCGCACTCAAAGATGCAGACGCGGCCATCAAACTCGATCCCAAAGACCCCGAGGCGTTTGTCCAGCGCGGACGGGCACAAGCGTGCCGCGCCGATTGGACTTCTGCCCGAACCGCTTTCGATGAGGCGGTCCGACTCGGCCCCAATAGCGCCAGCGCTCACACCTATCGAGCGATTTTCCTAGCGCGCTGCTCGGATGAAAAATTCCGGGACAGCGTTCAGGCGTTTAAGGACGCGGACCGTGCCTGTGAATTGACTGATTACAAAAGCGCGAACGCGCTCGAAGCAATGGCATCGGGCACGGCCGCGATCGGCGATTTCCCCGGAGCCGTCAAGTGGATGAAACAGGCGCTCGAAGACCCCAAGTACAAAAAATTGGCCCCCCACGCCCAGGCAATGTTGGCCTCATACGAGGCGAGCAAACCATATTACTTTCCCCCGCGCGTCCCCCGCGTCACGGATTGA
- a CDS encoding HEAT repeat domain-containing protein produces MTTIILLLVAPLAGAPLEVSDDPAIFSWVADLGGADIEKQFAARAALVKAGPKAKSAVPLLAKQLGDKTARRHAIEVLGAIGPSAKDAVPALIAQLPNEDGIGYAAEDVAVAITAIDGPKPEATRALILTSAKGGTVMLLGSQTLREHPAEVVPHVVAFCGDKDAKVRARAATVLGELKRNPDRNGAVVFDKAGAKATKGVPAALEKLLADDSAEVRMSACLALSRVEEHSEKTIPVVIAVALDDKNERLLNEIRAPEIFLPVPKQAATALVPLFDHKSERVRQWAVDTLAHLPVREPMEGVLKGGKTARTREGAALVLGSYRFSDGNPTPALKAALADPEFVVRFATTKGVYRYVHKSDPELVRAVPTLIEGLQQKEEQVQVDACQILAAIGTPAQKAVPALKKSLSGQSPTVPFEAAVALVAVAPKGAADARPVLIETLKNGRNFEAIRAAKALGDLGADAKDALPELIKKLSANDPHLRLSAAEAATAIDPAQAPKAVDVVVELLKNRQHRRSLVRANSLGFLVRLGDHAKGAMPALAEVLADRDSVFRGDVALTMITIDAKNATAAYDWVRKVLDDSEPDRDDVRDQLPKLGQLAEPLVPELTAQLKSEDGDHRRYAIETLGAIGPGAKNALPALKKLIETDPETSNRARATEAVKKIEAK; encoded by the coding sequence ATGACCACAATAATACTTTTGCTCGTTGCCCCACTCGCGGGCGCCCCGCTCGAAGTGTCCGACGATCCCGCGATCTTCTCGTGGGTAGCGGACCTGGGCGGCGCGGACATCGAGAAGCAGTTCGCGGCGCGGGCCGCGCTCGTCAAAGCCGGGCCGAAAGCGAAGTCCGCGGTCCCGCTCCTCGCGAAACAGCTCGGCGACAAAACCGCGCGCCGGCACGCCATCGAAGTGCTCGGCGCGATCGGGCCGAGCGCGAAAGACGCGGTCCCGGCGCTGATCGCCCAGCTCCCGAATGAGGACGGAATCGGCTACGCCGCCGAGGACGTCGCGGTGGCAATCACGGCGATCGACGGCCCGAAGCCCGAAGCGACCCGCGCGCTCATTCTCACGTCGGCCAAGGGCGGAACCGTCATGCTACTCGGCTCGCAGACCCTGCGCGAGCACCCCGCGGAAGTGGTCCCGCACGTGGTCGCGTTCTGCGGCGACAAGGACGCGAAGGTGCGGGCACGGGCCGCAACGGTACTCGGCGAACTCAAGCGGAACCCCGACCGGAACGGGGCCGTTGTCTTCGACAAGGCCGGGGCCAAAGCGACAAAGGGCGTCCCCGCGGCGCTGGAGAAATTGCTCGCGGACGATTCCGCCGAGGTGCGAATGAGCGCGTGTCTGGCGCTGTCCCGCGTCGAGGAGCACTCCGAGAAAACGATTCCCGTCGTCATCGCGGTCGCCCTCGATGACAAAAACGAGCGCCTCCTGAATGAGATCCGCGCGCCCGAAATCTTCCTCCCCGTTCCGAAACAGGCCGCGACCGCGCTGGTCCCACTGTTCGATCACAAGTCGGAGCGCGTGCGGCAATGGGCCGTCGATACACTGGCACACCTTCCGGTGCGCGAGCCGATGGAGGGCGTGCTCAAGGGCGGCAAAACCGCACGCACGCGCGAAGGTGCGGCGCTCGTACTCGGCTCGTACAGGTTCAGCGACGGGAACCCGACGCCCGCGCTCAAGGCCGCGCTCGCGGACCCGGAGTTCGTCGTCCGGTTCGCGACCACAAAGGGTGTGTACCGTTACGTACACAAGAGTGACCCGGAGCTGGTCCGCGCCGTTCCGACGCTGATTGAGGGGCTCCAACAAAAAGAGGAACAGGTCCAGGTCGATGCCTGCCAGATTCTGGCCGCGATCGGCACCCCGGCCCAAAAAGCCGTCCCCGCACTGAAGAAATCGCTCAGCGGCCAATCGCCGACCGTTCCGTTCGAGGCCGCTGTTGCGCTGGTCGCCGTGGCCCCAAAGGGCGCGGCCGATGCGCGGCCCGTGCTGATCGAAACGTTGAAAAACGGCAGGAATTTTGAAGCAATTCGGGCGGCCAAAGCACTCGGCGATCTCGGTGCGGACGCGAAAGACGCACTGCCCGAACTCATTAAGAAATTGAGCGCGAACGACCCGCACCTACGACTGTCCGCAGCCGAAGCCGCGACCGCGATCGACCCGGCCCAGGCGCCGAAAGCGGTCGATGTGGTCGTCGAACTACTGAAGAACCGGCAGCACCGGCGGAGCCTGGTTCGCGCGAACTCGCTCGGCTTCTTGGTGCGCCTCGGTGACCACGCGAAGGGCGCGATGCCCGCGCTCGCCGAAGTGTTGGCCGATCGGGATTCGGTGTTTCGCGGCGACGTGGCTCTCACGATGATTACGATCGACGCGAAGAACGCGACGGCCGCTTACGATTGGGTCCGCAAGGTTCTGGACGACAGCGAACCGGACCGCGACGACGTGCGGGATCAGTTACCCAAGCTCGGTCAACTCGCCGAACCGCTCGTCCCAGAACTGACCGCGCAACTGAAGTCCGAAGACGGCGACCACCGCCGGTACGCGATCGAAACACTCGGCGCCATCGGGCCGGGCGCGAAGAACGCTCTCCCCGCGTTGAAGAAGCTGATCGAAACCGATCCAGAAACGAGCAACCGCGCACGTGCGACCGAAGCCGTGAAGAAGATCGAAGCGAAGTGA
- the argC gene encoding N-acetyl-gamma-glutamyl-phosphate reductase: MDKVKVAILGGSGYTAVELIKLLLRHPGAEIVAITSRQAEHIADLHPSLLGRLDLRCEPFDPDALKAKGVQVVFGCLPHGTSMESIPPLLERGMRVIDLSADYRLRDVKVYEQWYKETHHDQKNLAQAVYGLPEVYGDKLAGAKLVANPGCYPQTAILGLAPLVANKLIELTGIVIDSKSGVSGGGRTPKLSFHFPECNESVTAYAVGTHRHTPEIEQALSDVAGAPVSVIFTPHLMPMDRGIFSTIYATPTRAVTEAELVELYRSYFADKPFVRLRTNPPATKDTTGTNFLDVCVKVVRGKVLVLAAEDNLVRGASGVAVQNFNRVFGFDERTGLM, from the coding sequence ATGGACAAGGTGAAGGTCGCGATTCTCGGTGGGTCCGGTTACACGGCGGTGGAACTCATCAAGCTGTTGCTGCGGCACCCGGGCGCGGAGATCGTCGCGATCACGTCGCGCCAGGCCGAGCACATCGCGGACCTGCACCCGAGTCTGTTGGGCCGGCTCGATCTGCGGTGCGAGCCGTTCGACCCGGACGCGCTCAAGGCGAAGGGTGTGCAAGTCGTGTTCGGGTGCCTGCCGCACGGCACTAGTATGGAGAGCATTCCGCCGTTACTGGAACGCGGGATGCGCGTGATCGACCTGAGTGCCGATTACCGCCTGCGCGACGTGAAAGTGTACGAACAGTGGTACAAGGAAACGCACCACGACCAAAAGAACCTCGCGCAAGCGGTGTACGGGCTGCCGGAAGTTTACGGCGACAAACTCGCGGGTGCGAAGCTCGTTGCGAACCCCGGCTGTTACCCGCAAACCGCGATCCTCGGGCTCGCGCCCCTCGTGGCGAACAAGCTGATCGAACTCACGGGGATCGTGATCGACAGCAAGAGTGGCGTGTCCGGTGGCGGGCGCACGCCGAAACTGAGCTTTCACTTCCCGGAGTGCAACGAGAGCGTCACGGCGTATGCGGTCGGTACGCACCGGCACACGCCGGAGATCGAGCAGGCGCTGAGCGACGTTGCGGGCGCGCCGGTGTCGGTGATCTTCACGCCGCACCTCATGCCGATGGACCGCGGCATCTTCAGCACGATCTACGCGACGCCGACGCGAGCCGTCACCGAAGCCGAGCTGGTGGAGCTGTACCGGAGCTACTTCGCGGACAAGCCGTTCGTGCGCTTACGAACCAACCCGCCCGCGACGAAGGACACGACCGGCACGAATTTCCTCGACGTGTGCGTGAAGGTGGTTCGCGGAAAGGTACTGGTACTCGCCGCGGAAGATAACTTAGTGCGCGGCGCGAGCGGCGTGGCCGTGCAGAACTTCAATCGCGTGTTCGGGTTCGACGAGCGCACCGGGCTCATGTGA
- a CDS encoding transposase, with product MAQTYTRLLYHIVFSTKNREPWIDPAWRAELYAYIGGLVRNRKGELLEIGGVSGHVHLLLRLAADRSVSDVVRDINANSSGWLHDRNVMPFAWQDGYGAFTLSPSAIPGVIAYINNQEEHHAGHTFRDEFLGMLTENGAQYDPKRLWE from the coding sequence GTGGCCCAGACGTACACACGGTTGCTGTACCACATTGTGTTCAGCACGAAGAATCGGGAGCCGTGGATTGACCCCGCGTGGCGCGCGGAACTGTACGCTTACATCGGCGGCCTCGTGCGCAACCGGAAGGGTGAACTTCTCGAGATCGGTGGCGTGTCGGGCCACGTTCACCTGTTGTTGCGACTGGCCGCGGACCGGTCGGTGTCGGACGTCGTTCGCGACATCAATGCGAACTCGTCGGGCTGGCTCCACGATCGGAACGTGATGCCGTTCGCGTGGCAGGACGGGTACGGGGCTTTTACCCTCAGCCCGTCCGCGATTCCGGGCGTGATCGCGTACATTAACAACCAGGAAGAGCACCACGCGGGGCACACGTTCCGCGACGAGTTCCTGGGGATGCTGACGGAAAACGGCGCGCAGTACGACCCGAAGCGATTGTGGGAATAG
- a CDS encoding class I SAM-dependent methyltransferase — translation MQRQDPSVIFDQNHASEYDKRFAKLAPMRDALHLLISAVLADLPAEARILCVGAGTGSEVIYLAQKFPRWRFTAVEPSAPMLDVCRRRTEECGVASRCVFHEGYLDSLPPSEPFDAATSLLVSHFILDPDARSQFFRSIAKRLRPSGHLVSADLASDVTSATYHNLLEVWLRLMRETGSPPDKLEALRVAYARDVALLPLDQVSAIIASGGFEAPVLFLQTGLIHAWHTTRMSAVV, via the coding sequence ATGCAGCGTCAAGATCCGTCTGTGATTTTCGATCAGAATCACGCCTCTGAATACGACAAACGGTTCGCGAAACTGGCTCCCATGCGCGACGCGCTGCATCTGCTCATCAGCGCGGTGCTCGCCGACCTGCCCGCCGAGGCGCGAATCCTGTGCGTCGGCGCGGGGACCGGTTCGGAGGTGATCTACCTCGCCCAGAAGTTCCCCCGGTGGCGCTTCACCGCGGTGGAACCTTCGGCCCCGATGCTGGACGTGTGCCGGCGCCGGACCGAGGAGTGCGGCGTCGCGTCGCGGTGCGTCTTCCACGAGGGCTACCTCGATTCGCTCCCGCCTTCTGAGCCTTTCGACGCGGCCACGTCTCTGCTCGTTTCACACTTCATTCTCGACCCCGATGCGCGGTCCCAATTCTTCCGGTCGATCGCCAAACGCCTCCGGCCGAGTGGACATTTGGTGAGCGCGGATTTGGCTTCTGATGTGACTTCTGCGACGTATCATAATCTGCTCGAGGTCTGGCTCCGGCTGATGCGAGAAACGGGTTCCCCTCCGGATAAACTCGAAGCCCTTCGCGTGGCTTACGCCCGGGACGTGGCCCTCCTACCGCTGGACCAAGTGAGCGCAATCATCGCGTCGGGCGGCTTCGAGGCGCCCGTGCTGTTCCTCCAGACGGGTCTCATCCACGCTTGGCATACTACACGAATGTCGGCCGTTGTTTGA
- a CDS encoding DUF1559 family PulG-like putative transporter, with translation MPRRQNCGFTLIEILVVIAIIGILIGLLIPAVQKVRAAAIRMQSLNKMKQVVLATHNYTSANAEALPGYGSPVPLVVSKSPFELLLPYLEAQNTLTKSGSSPIPFVVAYRSPADPSLLTAPTEQTDEIYGNISYAANYQVLRAGTRLPAGCPDGSSNTIAYGERYAQCGSVASEWATPWFPCLDSQGNVIPCASPPLRRAAFADPLVADIKPIIGPNGTNPSIAGLTFQTAPPLDQCDYRALQTPHASGMIIGMLDGSARTVSPTILPSIFWGAVTPNGGEVLGDW, from the coding sequence ATGCCGCGTCGTCAAAATTGCGGTTTTACACTGATCGAGATCCTGGTCGTGATCGCCATTATTGGGATTCTCATCGGGCTGCTGATTCCCGCGGTCCAAAAGGTTCGCGCGGCGGCGATTCGGATGCAGAGTTTGAACAAGATGAAACAGGTGGTCTTGGCCACGCACAATTACACGTCGGCAAACGCCGAGGCGCTGCCCGGGTACGGATCGCCTGTACCCTTAGTTGTCAGCAAGTCACCTTTTGAACTGCTCCTTCCGTACCTCGAAGCACAAAACACGCTGACCAAGAGTGGCAGCAGCCCGATCCCATTCGTGGTGGCGTATCGGTCCCCGGCAGATCCGAGTCTGCTCACGGCACCTACGGAGCAAACCGACGAAATTTACGGAAACATTAGTTACGCCGCGAATTACCAGGTGCTGCGCGCGGGAACGCGGTTGCCCGCGGGCTGCCCGGATGGGAGTTCCAACACAATCGCTTACGGCGAGAGGTACGCGCAGTGCGGCTCCGTCGCGAGCGAATGGGCGACTCCCTGGTTCCCCTGCCTGGACAGTCAGGGGAATGTCATCCCTTGCGCGAGCCCTCCTCTTCGGCGGGCCGCATTCGCAGATCCGCTGGTCGCCGATATTAAACCGATCATAGGGCCGAACGGGACTAATCCATCCATTGCTGGACTCACGTTTCAAACCGCCCCGCCGTTGGACCAGTGCGATTACCGCGCCCTGCAAACTCCTCACGCGAGCGGGATGATAATCGGGATGTTGGACGGCAGCGCGCGGACCGTTTCCCCGACCATTTTGCCATCAATTTTTTGGGGTGCGGTCACTCCGAATGGTGGGGAAGTTTTGGGAGATTGGTGA
- a CDS encoding isocitrate/isopropylmalate dehydrogenase family protein, translating to MQIVLIEGDGIGPEVTQAACRVVAATGVKVDWVKAPAGIPAAEQFGEPLPEETLEMIRRYRVALKGPCTTPIGKGYRSINVRLRQGLGLFASVRPVNTLPGIKTPYEKVDLIVVRENTEGLYAGLEHEVVPGVVESVRLITRAAAERIVQFAFELARHRGRQLVTFCHKADVMRLSDGLFLECARTVADDYPFIQFEEKPIDNVCLELAMDPSNFDVLVMENLFGDVISDLAAGLIGGPGPGGGLGLVPGANLGTRFAVFEAVHGSAPDIAGKGIANPIAVIRSAALLLEHVGHKVAGARIEQAVIKTLQAGIGLTGDIGGTGTTATITDQIIKNLGA from the coding sequence ATGCAGATCGTGTTGATCGAAGGCGACGGGATCGGCCCGGAAGTGACCCAGGCCGCGTGCCGCGTGGTGGCCGCTACCGGCGTGAAGGTCGACTGGGTGAAGGCGCCCGCCGGCATCCCCGCGGCGGAGCAGTTCGGCGAGCCGCTGCCCGAAGAAACGCTGGAGATGATCCGCCGGTACCGCGTCGCGCTCAAGGGGCCGTGTACGACGCCCATCGGGAAGGGGTACCGCTCGATTAACGTGCGGCTCCGGCAGGGATTGGGGCTGTTCGCGAGCGTGCGCCCGGTGAACACGCTACCCGGCATCAAGACGCCCTACGAGAAGGTCGATCTGATCGTCGTTCGCGAGAACACCGAGGGGCTGTACGCGGGGCTGGAGCACGAGGTGGTGCCCGGCGTGGTGGAGAGCGTGCGGCTCATCACGCGCGCCGCGGCCGAGCGGATCGTGCAGTTCGCGTTCGAGCTGGCCCGGCACCGCGGGCGGCAACTGGTCACGTTCTGCCACAAGGCGGACGTGATGCGCCTCTCGGACGGGCTGTTTTTGGAGTGCGCCCGGACTGTGGCGGACGACTACCCGTTCATCCAGTTCGAGGAAAAGCCGATCGACAACGTGTGCCTGGAACTGGCGATGGACCCGTCGAACTTCGACGTGCTGGTGATGGAGAACCTGTTCGGCGACGTGATCTCGGACCTCGCGGCGGGGCTGATCGGCGGGCCGGGGCCGGGCGGCGGGCTGGGGCTGGTGCCGGGCGCGAACCTGGGCACGCGGTTCGCGGTGTTCGAGGCGGTCCACGGGAGCGCGCCGGACATCGCGGGGAAGGGGATCGCGAACCCGATCGCGGTGATCCGCAGCGCCGCGCTGCTGCTCGAGCACGTGGGGCACAAGGTGGCCGGTGCCCGGATCGAGCAAGCCGTCATCAAAACGCTCCAGGCCGGCATCGGGCTGACCGGTGACATCGGCGGTACGGGCACCACCGCGACCATCACCGACCAGATCATCAAGAACCTGGGGGCGTAG
- a CDS encoding TIGR02996 domain-containing protein: protein MDLLSQHEAFLRAIFDAPDDDTPRLVYADFLQEHGDEERATLIRWQCGRGAKPATVTSAPPKSWRGFPPTPAELDLRLERLLDTNTLRGDIVRSSPEFFAATTVRLFGGRVTSGEPFDVLFGLAAFALVTELELIGEEVPDLDSDFTTFSLVPVITPAGVAALAQHRSLRRITTLDLRNNDLDNDAARALVKSPYLDNLKRLRLLEGNRLRGRVWQQVIERFGEDVVG, encoded by the coding sequence ATGGACCTACTGTCGCAACACGAGGCGTTCTTGCGGGCGATCTTTGATGCGCCCGACGATGATACGCCGCGCCTCGTGTACGCCGACTTCCTGCAGGAGCACGGTGACGAAGAGCGGGCGACACTCATTCGCTGGCAGTGCGGGCGCGGCGCCAAACCCGCGACGGTAACGTCCGCGCCGCCCAAGTCCTGGCGCGGCTTTCCGCCAACCCCCGCGGAACTCGACCTCCGTTTGGAGCGGTTGCTCGACACGAATACCCTACGCGGGGACATCGTTCGTTCGTCCCCGGAGTTCTTCGCGGCCACCACGGTGAGGCTGTTCGGCGGCCGGGTCACGTCGGGGGAACCGTTCGACGTGCTGTTCGGGCTGGCCGCATTCGCCCTCGTGACGGAACTCGAACTCATCGGCGAAGAGGTTCCCGACCTCGATTCCGATTTCACCACGTTCAGCCTTGTCCCGGTCATCACGCCCGCGGGCGTTGCCGCGCTCGCTCAGCACCGCAGCCTGCGGCGCATCACCACGCTCGACCTCCGTAACAACGACCTCGATAACGACGCGGCGCGGGCACTGGTGAAGTCGCCGTACCTCGATAACTTGAAGCGCCTCCGACTGCTCGAAGGCAACCGGTTGCGCGGGCGCGTGTGGCAGCAAGTGATCGAGCGGTTCGGTGAAGACGTTGTGGGTTAA
- the mgtE gene encoding magnesium transporter, with translation MMVHPLFSPEIKLMLAEKNSAGLREFCESLHPATVAEALDDDLTPEQIWEIISTASIRTQASVFEYLTPAQQVLMAEKARPQMGQLLTKMSHDDRVDLLRRLPGRVTEAIMRLVDEADRKDIATLFQYGENTVGALMTTDYAWLPGTLTAAEAIDQLRQQAPDRETIYYIYVLDDPLRRADGSLSPRRLLGVVSLRDLILAPRHALIRELMETDLVTLRYDDDQEAVTQLFARYDFLASPVVDDQFGLLGIVTHDDVLDVVREEATEDMQRQAALGPIEGDYLNASFYRVWRSRVKWLAVLFVAELFTFTVMEGFEELIAAVVVLALFVPLCISTGGNSGTQAATLVTRAMALGYVGPRDWKRVLRRELMMGLALGGALGAIAFVRGALTPSDTRSGPRRVKEEFSVRVPAGTALPAQEGASLWGGKYWDVPLEAGTPQTTKMEKNARVRLPEGMKDLDPPAKQADGWVYQFPAECEVRTEPVSRWRLGAAISIAVLGICLWGTLIGCVIPLIIRQLGGDPAIASGALVATIVDVSGIAIFFSAAWVILL, from the coding sequence ATGATGGTTCACCCGCTGTTCAGCCCCGAAATCAAGCTGATGCTCGCGGAGAAGAACTCCGCGGGGTTGCGGGAGTTCTGCGAATCGCTGCACCCCGCGACCGTGGCCGAAGCGCTCGACGACGACCTCACCCCGGAACAGATTTGGGAGATCATCAGTACCGCGAGCATCCGCACCCAGGCGTCCGTGTTCGAGTACCTCACGCCGGCGCAGCAGGTGCTGATGGCGGAGAAGGCGCGCCCCCAGATGGGCCAGTTGCTCACCAAGATGTCGCACGACGACCGCGTGGACCTGCTGCGCCGGCTGCCCGGCCGCGTGACCGAGGCCATCATGCGGCTGGTGGACGAGGCCGACCGCAAGGACATCGCGACGCTGTTCCAGTACGGCGAGAACACCGTCGGCGCGCTGATGACGACGGACTACGCTTGGCTCCCGGGCACGCTCACCGCGGCCGAAGCCATCGACCAGCTCCGCCAACAGGCGCCGGACCGCGAAACGATCTACTACATCTATGTGCTCGATGACCCGCTCCGGCGCGCCGACGGGTCGCTCAGCCCGCGCCGGCTCCTGGGCGTCGTTTCGCTCCGCGACCTGATCCTCGCGCCCCGGCACGCGCTCATCCGCGAGCTGATGGAAACGGACCTCGTCACGCTCCGCTACGACGACGACCAGGAGGCGGTCACGCAGCTCTTCGCCCGGTACGACTTCCTCGCGTCGCCCGTGGTGGACGACCAGTTCGGGCTGCTCGGGATCGTCACCCACGACGACGTGCTCGACGTCGTGCGCGAGGAGGCCACCGAGGACATGCAGCGCCAGGCGGCCCTCGGGCCGATCGAGGGCGACTACCTGAACGCGAGCTTCTACCGCGTGTGGCGCAGCCGCGTGAAGTGGCTCGCCGTGCTGTTCGTCGCGGAACTGTTCACGTTCACCGTGATGGAGGGGTTCGAGGAACTGATCGCGGCCGTGGTCGTCCTGGCGCTGTTCGTCCCGCTGTGCATCTCGACGGGCGGCAACTCCGGTACGCAGGCCGCGACGCTCGTGACGCGGGCGATGGCCCTGGGGTACGTCGGCCCGCGCGACTGGAAACGGGTGCTGCGCCGCGAACTCATGATGGGGCTGGCGCTGGGCGGCGCGCTGGGCGCGATCGCGTTCGTGCGCGGGGCGCTCACCCCGAGTGACACGCGGAGCGGCCCGCGGAGGGTGAAGGAGGAGTTTTCCGTCCGGGTGCCCGCGGGGACCGCCCTGCCCGCGCAAGAAGGGGCGTCGCTCTGGGGCGGGAAATACTGGGACGTGCCCCTCGAAGCGGGAACCCCGCAAACGACGAAGATGGAAAAGAACGCGCGCGTCCGGCTGCCCGAGGGAATGAAGGATCTCGACCCGCCCGCGAAGCAAGCCGACGGTTGGGTGTACCAGTTCCCCGCGGAATGCGAGGTGCGCACCGAGCCGGTCAGCCGGTGGCGGCTCGGCGCGGCGATCTCGATCGCGGTGCTCGGGATCTGCCTCTGGGGGACACTGATCGGGTGCGTGATTCCGCTCATCATTCGACAACTCGGCGGCGACCCCGCAATTGCGTCCGGCGCACTTGTCGCGACAATCGTGGACGTGAGTGGCATCGCGATCTTCTTTTCCGCCGCGTGGGTCATTTTGTTGTGA